One window of Paenibacillus sp. FSL K6-3182 genomic DNA carries:
- a CDS encoding VOC family protein has product MISKVGQIMLYVDNQDKAVEFWTEKVGFQVISEENNGQGFRYIEIAPTKDSETTIILHNKEFVAKMSPGLNLGTPSLMFFTENFEQLHGDLSNKSVTVGDIVTMPSGRVFNFADDEANYFAVMEKK; this is encoded by the coding sequence ATGATTAGTAAAGTCGGTCAAATCATGCTGTATGTAGATAACCAAGATAAGGCAGTGGAGTTTTGGACAGAAAAAGTAGGCTTTCAAGTCATTTCTGAAGAAAATAACGGCCAAGGTTTTCGATATATTGAAATTGCTCCTACAAAGGATTCAGAAACAACGATTATTTTACATAATAAGGAATTCGTTGCAAAAATGTCACCAGGATTAAATCTTGGTACACCATCTTTAATGTTTTTTACGGAAAACTTCGAACAGTTGCATGGCGACCTGTCAAATAAAAGTGTCACTGTCGGTGACATTGTAACGATGCCTTCTGGAAGAGTATTCAACTTTGCAGATGATGAAGCAAACTACTTTGCTGTAATGG
- a CDS encoding acyltransferase family protein, with protein sequence MPKPIGNSSRYMPGLDGLRAIAVLAVIAYHLNLQWVPGGLLGVTMFFVLSGYLITDILLKQLHPSKKLDLKTFFIRRARRLLPAMFLMIAVVSLWLLISDTGRLLSLKGDIGSALLYISNWYLIFHEVSYFESFGPASPFGHLWSLAVEEQFYLLWPLVLLAVIRFSPKRGKLALWTLAAAAVSAGAMILLYQPGVDPSRVYYGTDTRAFALLIGAALAIVWPSWKLSSTLSARSRMFMDAVGTFGFVIILVMINQTNEYDSFLYRGGMVLFSLATAVVVAALAHPASKFANVIGSKVLAWIGVRSYGIYLYHYPIIVLTTPTAESGELHPLRAIIQVILTFVLAELSWRFIEEPIRHGALGKIYSLFKQQITERIGLKKASSYLAVLVIVFSSVSCTSSVNLQSASGDSTNNETSVVAPDKTGQHEAVIEPKPAEPEKQTPPQATEQPGQSNTAPGTGTDKTEPSITDPEQPKVDTIVNGTDGSKPKPVPTVNDKPTSNPVQGNKDQKPVPDKPTVTPIDQNSVTAIGDSVLLDAEPFLEKLVPGIVVDGKIGRQFGQALDVIEGLKKNDQLGNTVVIQLGTNGAFTTKQMNELLDTLGTERQIIFINTRVPRKWQDSVNKMLAATAKKTENVTIVDWYTASKGKKDFFAADGVHLKKHGAQFYADLLIKALDK encoded by the coding sequence ATGCCTAAACCAATCGGCAACAGTAGTCGCTATATGCCGGGACTGGATGGCTTGCGCGCCATTGCCGTTCTTGCCGTCATCGCTTATCACTTGAACTTGCAATGGGTACCGGGCGGACTGCTCGGGGTTACTATGTTTTTTGTCCTCTCTGGATATTTAATCACGGACATTTTGCTGAAACAGCTTCATCCTTCCAAGAAATTAGATCTCAAAACGTTTTTTATTCGCCGAGCTAGGCGATTGCTGCCTGCGATGTTTCTCATGATAGCTGTCGTTTCATTATGGCTGTTGATTAGTGATACAGGCCGGTTATTGTCTCTAAAAGGCGATATCGGGTCAGCGCTTCTTTATATAAGCAACTGGTACCTTATTTTCCATGAGGTTTCCTACTTCGAGAGCTTCGGCCCCGCTTCACCGTTCGGCCATTTATGGTCGCTTGCAGTGGAAGAACAATTTTATTTATTGTGGCCCCTCGTGCTGTTAGCCGTTATCCGCTTCTCTCCAAAACGGGGCAAACTTGCGCTGTGGACACTGGCGGCAGCTGCGGTATCAGCCGGTGCGATGATACTGCTTTACCAGCCGGGTGTTGATCCAAGCCGTGTTTACTATGGGACGGACACCAGAGCCTTTGCCCTTCTCATTGGTGCAGCGCTTGCTATCGTTTGGCCGAGTTGGAAGCTGTCATCGACCTTGTCTGCACGCAGTCGCATGTTTATGGATGCTGTAGGCACATTCGGCTTCGTCATCATTTTGGTTATGATTAATCAGACCAATGAGTATGATTCTTTTCTATATCGTGGAGGCATGGTGCTGTTCTCCCTTGCTACTGCGGTTGTCGTGGCTGCACTCGCCCATCCCGCAAGTAAATTCGCAAATGTAATCGGAAGTAAAGTGCTTGCATGGATCGGCGTCCGTTCCTACGGCATTTATTTATACCATTATCCAATTATCGTGTTAACGACTCCAACGGCCGAGAGCGGGGAGCTGCATCCTTTAAGAGCAATTATTCAAGTAATCCTAACGTTCGTACTTGCTGAGCTTTCTTGGCGGTTTATAGAGGAGCCTATAAGGCATGGTGCGCTTGGAAAAATATATTCCCTGTTTAAACAGCAAATAACGGAGCGGATTGGATTAAAAAAAGCTAGCAGTTATCTCGCCGTGCTTGTCATTGTATTCTCGAGCGTATCCTGCACAAGTAGTGTGAATTTGCAGTCAGCCAGCGGCGATAGCACGAACAATGAAACATCTGTAGTTGCGCCCGACAAGACTGGACAACATGAGGCTGTGATCGAGCCGAAGCCAGCTGAACCAGAAAAACAAACGCCTCCGCAAGCGACGGAACAACCTGGTCAATCTAATACGGCTCCGGGTACAGGAACGGATAAAACCGAACCGTCTATCACCGATCCCGAGCAGCCGAAAGTTGATACCATTGTGAACGGTACCGATGGCAGTAAGCCAAAACCTGTACCCACTGTTAATGACAAACCAACCAGCAATCCCGTACAGGGAAACAAAGATCAGAAGCCTGTACCAGACAAACCGACTGTCACCCCTATCGATCAAAACAGCGTGACAGCAATCGGTGATTCCGTCCTATTGGATGCTGAACCATTCCTAGAGAAGCTGGTTCCGGGTATCGTGGTTGATGGAAAAATAGGAAGACAGTTTGGGCAGGCATTAGATGTGATCGAGGGCTTGAAAAAAAATGACCAGCTTGGAAATACGGTTGTCATTCAGCTCGGAACGAACGGTGCCTTTACGACAAAACAGATGAATGAGCTTCTTGACACGTTAGGCACAGAACGTCAAATCATATTCATCAATACGCGTGTCCCGCGCAAATGGCAGGATTCCGTAAATAAAATGCTCGCAGCCACAGCGAAAAAGACGGAGAACGTGACCATTGTAGACTGGTATACAGCAAGCAAAGGGAAAAAGGACTTTTTTGCCGCTGATGGCGTGCATTTGAAAAAGCATGGAGCACAGTTTTATGCAGACCTGCTCATTAAAGCATTAGACAAATAA